In one window of Tripterygium wilfordii isolate XIE 37 chromosome 1, ASM1340144v1, whole genome shotgun sequence DNA:
- the LOC119986655 gene encoding probable leucine-rich repeat receptor-like serine/threonine-protein kinase At3g14840 isoform X2 encodes MARAYAIFFFIFLLPLFICMTAIKVQAQPEGQLPADEVEALSEIARQLGKKDWTCKENPCSNVSSCWNTTYSTDRPWYNNTLICNCNFTGGVCHVDTLFLKGQDLDGVLPPALAKLPYLKKADFTRNYLNGTIPPEWASTKLQFLSVTSNRLSGPIPDYLGEITTLVYLSIESNLFSGNVPPKLGKLVNLANLILSANYLTGELPSALTDLSKLTELRISSNNLTGRMPDFFQSWKQLQKLEIQSSGLEGPISSSISSLINLKELRISDLHGAGSKFPLLENMMNISSLMLRNCNISGEIPPFISAMKELKILDLSFNKLDGHIPSLQGLKNIKKIYLTSNFLSGSIPDWIKRNEECQIDLSYNNFSESSLPNACEESPNLFKSTSGLKGFVGGCLEEHYCHEVRYSFHINCGGRATTIGDISYEGDEKNGGPANYIPAVQEDWMTSTTGHFWDVSDMTVDIARNESQLTMKNAELYQTARLSPLSLTYYMRCLANGNFTVKLHYAEIIIRGNRSFCSLGRRIFDVYIQGKLVSKDFNIKEEANGVDKEVIHVVNGVFVTDGTLEIRFHWAGKGTTTIPSKGTYGPLISALSVESEFKPPSEGKSKMFFMVGSIALVLLLILIMLGTLWWKCCLGGRTSREQGLIGLDLQTGIFTYRQIKAATNNFDPANKIGEGGFGSVYKGILVDGMIVAVKQLSSKSKQGNREFVNEIGMISGLQHPNLVRLYGCCIDGNKLLLVYEYMENNSLGRALYGPEEGQLKLDWSTRQRICVGVARGLVFLHEESTLKIVHRDIKPTNILLDTALNPKIADFGLAKLDEEENTHISTRVAGTIGYMAPEYALWGYLTDKADVYSFGVVALEIVAGKSNMKYRPNENYICLVDWAIVLQQRGNMMELVDPKLGCDFNKEEATRMIKVGLLCTNPTSALRPTMSAVVKMLEGQVSVPELIMDPSIYGDELRSKFNALRNQFGQIIEQKSGDTQSLIRSSDLSWIGSSSTSAQDLYQINPNSRYK; translated from the exons ATGGCAAGAGCTtatgctatcttcttcttcatatttCTATTGCCATTGTTCATTTGCATGACAGCAATCAAAGTCCAAGCACAACCAGAAGGCCAACTTCCTGCTGATGAag TGGAAGCTCTTAGTGAAATAGCAAGGCAATTGGGGAAGAAAGACTGGACTTGCAAAGAGAATCCATGCAGTAACGTCTCCAGCTGCTGGAATACAACATACTCAACTGATAGGCCATGGTACAACAATACCCTTATCTGCAACTGCAACTTTACTGGTGGTGTATGCCACGTCGATACCTT ATTTCTCAAGGGCCAGGATCTTGATGGTGTGCTTCCCCCAGCTCTGGCTAAGCTACCTTATCTCAAGAAAGC TGATTTCACACGAAACTACCTGAATGGGACAATACCGCCGGAATGGGCTTCTACAAAGTTGCAATTTCT GTCTGTTACCTCGAATCGCTTATCAGGGCCAATTCCAGACTACTTGGGGGAAATCACAACACTTGTATACCT GAGCATTGAGAGCAACTTATTTTCTGGAAATGTGCCTCCTAAGCTAGGGAAATTGGTCAACTTGGCGAATCT AATTCTTAGTGCTAACTATCTCACAGGGGAGTTGCCCTCTGCTCTTACAGATCTTTCCAAACTGACTGAACT GAGGATTAGCAGCAACAACCTCACTGGAAGAATGCCCGATTTTTTTCAAAGTTGGAAGCAGCTTCAGAAATT AGAAATACAATCCAGTGGCCTTGAAGGACCTATTTCTTCAAGCATCTCCtccttaattaatttaaaagaatT AAGGATTAGTGACTTACATGGAGCTGGTTCGAAGTTTCCACTCCTTGAAAACATGATGAACATTAGTAGTTT GATGTTGAGGAATTGCAATATCTCTGGAGAGATTCCCCCCTTCATATCAGCAATGAAAGAACTCAAAATACT AGATCTTAGTTTCAACAAGTTGGATGGGCATATTCCAAGTCTTCAAGGTCTcaaaaacataaagaaaat ATATCTGACGAGCAACTTTCTGTCTGGATCCATCCCTGACTGGATCAAGAGAAACGAGGAATG CCAAATAGATCTTTCATATAATAATTTCTCTGAAAGCTCTCTACCGAATGCTTGTGAAGAATCCCC AAATTTGTTCAAGAGCACTTCTGGACTGAAGGGATT TGTTGGTGGGTGCCTGGAAGAGCACTACTGTCATGAAG TTCGGTATTCATTTCACATAAATTGTGGGGGAAGAGCAACTACCATCGGAGACATCAGCTATGAAGGGGATGAAAAAAACGGAGGTCCAGCAAATTACATTCCTGCGGTACAAGAGGATTGGATGACCAGTACCACAGGACATTTCTGGGATGTATCAGACATGACTGTAGATATAGCACGTAATGAATCTCAACTGACAATGAAAAATGCTGAACTATACCAGACTGCCCGcctatctcctctctctctcacatattACATGCGTTGCTTGGCAAATGGAAATTTTACTGTGAAACTTCATTATGCTGAGATTATAATAAGGGGCAATCGATCATTTTGCAGTCTTGGAAGACGGATATTTGACGTTTATATCCAG GGAAAACTTGTATCGAAGGATTTCAATATCAAGGAAGAAGCCAATGGGGTTGATAAGGAAGTTATCCATGTGGTTAATGGAGTTTTTGTTACTGATGGAACTTTAGAGATACGGTTTCACTGGGCTGGGAAAGGAACAACAACGATCCCTAGCAAAGGAACCTATGGTCCTTTGATATCGGCACTCTCTGTTGAATCAG AGTTTAAGCCTCCCAGTGAGGGGAAAAGTAAAATGTTCTTCATGGTTGGATCCATAGCCTTAGTGTTGCTTCTTATTCTCATAATGCTGGGAACTCTGTGGTGGAAGTGCTGCTTGGGAGGCAGGACATCTAGGGAACAAG GTCTGATTGGATTAGATTTGCAAACTGGTATTTTTACCTATAGACAAATAAAAGCTGCCACTAACAACTTTGATCCTGCAAACAAGATTGGGGAAGGTGGTTTTGGTTCTGTATACAAG GGTATATTGGTAGATGGTATGATAGTTGCAGTCAAACAGCTTTCATCGAAATCAAAGCAAGGAAATCGTGAATTTGTAAATGAGATAGGCATGATTTCTGGCTTACAACATCCAAATCTAGTTAGATTGTATGGATGTTGTATTGATGGAAACAAATTATTGTTGGTATACGAATATATGGAAAACAATAGTCTTGGACGTGCACTGTATG GTCCGGAGGAAGGCCAGTTGAAATTAGATTGGTCTACAAGGCAAAGGATTTGTGTTGGGGTAGCAAGGGGTTTGGTTTTTCTGCATGAGGAGTCCACACTGAAGATTGTTCATAGAGACATTAAACCTACCAATATACTACTTGATACGGCTCTAAACCCTAAGATAGCTGACTTTGGCTTGGCTAAACTTGATGAAGAGGAGAACACCCACATCAGCACCAGAGTTGCTGGGACTAT AGGATACATGGCTCCAGAATATGCATTGTGGGGTTACTTGACTGATAAAGCAGATGTTTACAGTTTTGGAGTCGTTGCCTTGGAAATTGTGGCCGGAAAGAGCAACATGAAATACCGACCAAATGAGAACTATATATGCCTTGTTGATTGG GCCATTGTCTTACAACAGAGAGGAAATATGATGGAGCTTGTAGATCCTAAATTGGGGTGTGATTTCAACAAGGAAGAGGCAACTAGAATGATTAAAGTTGGGCTATTGTGCACTAACCCAACATCAGCACTTAGGCCCACCATGTCAGCAGTGGTGAAAATGCTTGAAGGCCAAGTCTCTGTTCCTGAACTCATCATGGATCCAAGCATATATGGCGATGAATTGAGGTCTAAATTTAATGCCTTAAGAAACCAGTTTGGGCAGATTATAGAACAGAAATCAGGTGACACACAGTCCCTCATTCGTTCATCAGATTTATCGTGGATTGGGTCATCCTCAACATCTGCCCAGGATCTCTATCAAATTAATCCGAACTCTCGGTACAAGTAA
- the LOC119986655 gene encoding probable leucine-rich repeat receptor-like serine/threonine-protein kinase At3g14840 isoform X1, translating into MARAYAIFFFIFLLPLFICMTAIKVQAQPEGQLPADEVEALSEIARQLGKKDWTCKENPCSNVSSCWNTTYSTDRPWYNNTLICNCNFTGGVCHVDTLFLKGQDLDGVLPPALAKLPYLKKADFTRNYLNGTIPPEWASTKLQFLSVTSNRLSGPIPDYLGEITTLVYLFIVTIKGYNIYRSIESNLFSGNVPPKLGKLVNLANLILSANYLTGELPSALTDLSKLTELRISSNNLTGRMPDFFQSWKQLQKLEIQSSGLEGPISSSISSLINLKELRISDLHGAGSKFPLLENMMNISSLMLRNCNISGEIPPFISAMKELKILDLSFNKLDGHIPSLQGLKNIKKIYLTSNFLSGSIPDWIKRNEECQIDLSYNNFSESSLPNACEESPNLFKSTSGLKGFVGGCLEEHYCHEVRYSFHINCGGRATTIGDISYEGDEKNGGPANYIPAVQEDWMTSTTGHFWDVSDMTVDIARNESQLTMKNAELYQTARLSPLSLTYYMRCLANGNFTVKLHYAEIIIRGNRSFCSLGRRIFDVYIQGKLVSKDFNIKEEANGVDKEVIHVVNGVFVTDGTLEIRFHWAGKGTTTIPSKGTYGPLISALSVESEFKPPSEGKSKMFFMVGSIALVLLLILIMLGTLWWKCCLGGRTSREQGLIGLDLQTGIFTYRQIKAATNNFDPANKIGEGGFGSVYKGILVDGMIVAVKQLSSKSKQGNREFVNEIGMISGLQHPNLVRLYGCCIDGNKLLLVYEYMENNSLGRALYGPEEGQLKLDWSTRQRICVGVARGLVFLHEESTLKIVHRDIKPTNILLDTALNPKIADFGLAKLDEEENTHISTRVAGTIGYMAPEYALWGYLTDKADVYSFGVVALEIVAGKSNMKYRPNENYICLVDWAIVLQQRGNMMELVDPKLGCDFNKEEATRMIKVGLLCTNPTSALRPTMSAVVKMLEGQVSVPELIMDPSIYGDELRSKFNALRNQFGQIIEQKSGDTQSLIRSSDLSWIGSSSTSAQDLYQINPNSRYK; encoded by the exons ATGGCAAGAGCTtatgctatcttcttcttcatatttCTATTGCCATTGTTCATTTGCATGACAGCAATCAAAGTCCAAGCACAACCAGAAGGCCAACTTCCTGCTGATGAag TGGAAGCTCTTAGTGAAATAGCAAGGCAATTGGGGAAGAAAGACTGGACTTGCAAAGAGAATCCATGCAGTAACGTCTCCAGCTGCTGGAATACAACATACTCAACTGATAGGCCATGGTACAACAATACCCTTATCTGCAACTGCAACTTTACTGGTGGTGTATGCCACGTCGATACCTT ATTTCTCAAGGGCCAGGATCTTGATGGTGTGCTTCCCCCAGCTCTGGCTAAGCTACCTTATCTCAAGAAAGC TGATTTCACACGAAACTACCTGAATGGGACAATACCGCCGGAATGGGCTTCTACAAAGTTGCAATTTCT GTCTGTTACCTCGAATCGCTTATCAGGGCCAATTCCAGACTACTTGGGGGAAATCACAACACTTGTATACCT GTTTATTGTAACCATAAAGGGATACAATATTTACAGGAGCATTGAGAGCAACTTATTTTCTGGAAATGTGCCTCCTAAGCTAGGGAAATTGGTCAACTTGGCGAATCT AATTCTTAGTGCTAACTATCTCACAGGGGAGTTGCCCTCTGCTCTTACAGATCTTTCCAAACTGACTGAACT GAGGATTAGCAGCAACAACCTCACTGGAAGAATGCCCGATTTTTTTCAAAGTTGGAAGCAGCTTCAGAAATT AGAAATACAATCCAGTGGCCTTGAAGGACCTATTTCTTCAAGCATCTCCtccttaattaatttaaaagaatT AAGGATTAGTGACTTACATGGAGCTGGTTCGAAGTTTCCACTCCTTGAAAACATGATGAACATTAGTAGTTT GATGTTGAGGAATTGCAATATCTCTGGAGAGATTCCCCCCTTCATATCAGCAATGAAAGAACTCAAAATACT AGATCTTAGTTTCAACAAGTTGGATGGGCATATTCCAAGTCTTCAAGGTCTcaaaaacataaagaaaat ATATCTGACGAGCAACTTTCTGTCTGGATCCATCCCTGACTGGATCAAGAGAAACGAGGAATG CCAAATAGATCTTTCATATAATAATTTCTCTGAAAGCTCTCTACCGAATGCTTGTGAAGAATCCCC AAATTTGTTCAAGAGCACTTCTGGACTGAAGGGATT TGTTGGTGGGTGCCTGGAAGAGCACTACTGTCATGAAG TTCGGTATTCATTTCACATAAATTGTGGGGGAAGAGCAACTACCATCGGAGACATCAGCTATGAAGGGGATGAAAAAAACGGAGGTCCAGCAAATTACATTCCTGCGGTACAAGAGGATTGGATGACCAGTACCACAGGACATTTCTGGGATGTATCAGACATGACTGTAGATATAGCACGTAATGAATCTCAACTGACAATGAAAAATGCTGAACTATACCAGACTGCCCGcctatctcctctctctctcacatattACATGCGTTGCTTGGCAAATGGAAATTTTACTGTGAAACTTCATTATGCTGAGATTATAATAAGGGGCAATCGATCATTTTGCAGTCTTGGAAGACGGATATTTGACGTTTATATCCAG GGAAAACTTGTATCGAAGGATTTCAATATCAAGGAAGAAGCCAATGGGGTTGATAAGGAAGTTATCCATGTGGTTAATGGAGTTTTTGTTACTGATGGAACTTTAGAGATACGGTTTCACTGGGCTGGGAAAGGAACAACAACGATCCCTAGCAAAGGAACCTATGGTCCTTTGATATCGGCACTCTCTGTTGAATCAG AGTTTAAGCCTCCCAGTGAGGGGAAAAGTAAAATGTTCTTCATGGTTGGATCCATAGCCTTAGTGTTGCTTCTTATTCTCATAATGCTGGGAACTCTGTGGTGGAAGTGCTGCTTGGGAGGCAGGACATCTAGGGAACAAG GTCTGATTGGATTAGATTTGCAAACTGGTATTTTTACCTATAGACAAATAAAAGCTGCCACTAACAACTTTGATCCTGCAAACAAGATTGGGGAAGGTGGTTTTGGTTCTGTATACAAG GGTATATTGGTAGATGGTATGATAGTTGCAGTCAAACAGCTTTCATCGAAATCAAAGCAAGGAAATCGTGAATTTGTAAATGAGATAGGCATGATTTCTGGCTTACAACATCCAAATCTAGTTAGATTGTATGGATGTTGTATTGATGGAAACAAATTATTGTTGGTATACGAATATATGGAAAACAATAGTCTTGGACGTGCACTGTATG GTCCGGAGGAAGGCCAGTTGAAATTAGATTGGTCTACAAGGCAAAGGATTTGTGTTGGGGTAGCAAGGGGTTTGGTTTTTCTGCATGAGGAGTCCACACTGAAGATTGTTCATAGAGACATTAAACCTACCAATATACTACTTGATACGGCTCTAAACCCTAAGATAGCTGACTTTGGCTTGGCTAAACTTGATGAAGAGGAGAACACCCACATCAGCACCAGAGTTGCTGGGACTAT AGGATACATGGCTCCAGAATATGCATTGTGGGGTTACTTGACTGATAAAGCAGATGTTTACAGTTTTGGAGTCGTTGCCTTGGAAATTGTGGCCGGAAAGAGCAACATGAAATACCGACCAAATGAGAACTATATATGCCTTGTTGATTGG GCCATTGTCTTACAACAGAGAGGAAATATGATGGAGCTTGTAGATCCTAAATTGGGGTGTGATTTCAACAAGGAAGAGGCAACTAGAATGATTAAAGTTGGGCTATTGTGCACTAACCCAACATCAGCACTTAGGCCCACCATGTCAGCAGTGGTGAAAATGCTTGAAGGCCAAGTCTCTGTTCCTGAACTCATCATGGATCCAAGCATATATGGCGATGAATTGAGGTCTAAATTTAATGCCTTAAGAAACCAGTTTGGGCAGATTATAGAACAGAAATCAGGTGACACACAGTCCCTCATTCGTTCATCAGATTTATCGTGGATTGGGTCATCCTCAACATCTGCCCAGGATCTCTATCAAATTAATCCGAACTCTCGGTACAAGTAA